In Monodelphis domestica isolate mMonDom1 chromosome 4, mMonDom1.pri, whole genome shotgun sequence, one DNA window encodes the following:
- the LOC100022580 gene encoding olfactory receptor 51I2-like, whose protein sequence is MESFLTNDSGLPPFILTGFTGFEDSQQWIFLLFGALYSVSIVGNCLILFIVKEEESLHQPMYYFLAVLSVNDLGVSLSTLPTVMATFCFHAREIAFEACMAQMFFIHFFSWTESGILLAMSFDRYVAICNPLRYSTILTDARVAQMNLAVVLRSFFMVFPLPFLLKRLPFCRANVLSHAYCLHPDLIHLPCGDSTPNSIYGLCIVISAFGLDSALILLSYVLILRSVLAIASREERLKTLNTCVSHICAVLIFYVPMVGVSMAHRFGKNSLPHLNTVMSVIYLFVPPMLNPVIYSIKTKEIRWRIIRIFSASSSVQRELG, encoded by the coding sequence ATGGAAAGTTTCCTCACCAATGACTCTGGTTTACCCCCTTTCATCCTAACTGGCTTCACAGGATTTGAGGATTCTCAGCAATGGATATTCCTACTATTTGGTGCCCTCTATTCTGTTTCTATTGTGGGTAACTGCCTGATCCTTTTCATTgttaaggaagaagaaagtctCCACCAGCCCATGTACTACTTCCTTGCTGTGTTGTCAGTCAATGACCTTGGTGTGTCACTGTCCACATTGCCCACTGTGATGGCCACCTTCTGCTTCCATGCCAGAGAGATTGCCTTTGAGGCCTGTATGGCCCAAATGTTCTTCATCCATTTCTTCTCCTGGACAGAGTCAGGAATCCTTCTGGCAATGAGCTTTGACCGCTATGTAGCCATCTGTAACCCACTACGGTATTCTACCATCCTCACTGATGCCCGGGTTGCCCAAATGAATTTGGCAGTCGTACTCCGGAGCTTCTTCATGGTTTTCCCACTTCCCTTCCTCCTGAAGCGTCTGCCATTCTGCAGAGCCAACGTCCTGTCCCATGCTTACTGCCTTCACCCAGATCTCATCCACCTGCCCTGTGGGGACAGCACCCCAAACAGCATCTATGGCCTCTGTATTGTGATTTCTGCTTTTGGTCTGGACTCTGCCCTCATCCTGCTTTCCTACGTGCTCATCCTTCGTTCTGTACTGGCAATTGCCTCCCGGGAAGAGCGACTTAAGACACTCAACACGTGTGTGTCCCATATTTGTGCTGTTCTCATTTTTTATGTGCCTATGGTGGGCGTGTCCATGGCCCATCGCTTTGGGAAGAATTCCCTTCCACATCTAAACACAGTCATGTCCGTCATCTACCTCTTTGTCCCTCCCATGCTCAATCCTGTCATCTACTCCATCAAAACCAAAGAGATTCGCTGGAGAATCATCAGGATTTTCTCAGCATCAAGTTCTGTTCAGAGAGAGCTAGGATAA
- the LOC100022548 gene encoding olfactory receptor 51I2-like, translating to MGVLANVTLSPLPFYLTGIPGLEAQHGWLSIPFFAMYVVAIVGNTLILAAVQAESSLHEPMYLFLSMLAITEVGVSVSTLPTVMGILWFDAREISMGGCLAQMFFIHTFSCMESGVLLAMSYDRYVAIYNPLRYTTILTLPRIVAMGLAITLKSVAFMAPLPFLLQSLPFCHANVLSHSYCLHSDLIQLPCADTTINSILGLSIVLASFGLDSLLIVFSYALILWTVLGIASKEGRLKALNTCASHICAVLLYYVPMIGVSVMHRAAKHASPIAHTLMSSAYLFVPPVLNPIIYSVKTKPIRKGILSLFSRKRILP from the coding sequence ATGGGAGTCCTGGCTAATGTCACTCTTTCCCCTTTACCATTTTACCTGACGGGCATCCCAGGGCTAGAAGCACAGCATGGCTGGCTCTCCATTCCCTTCTTTGCCATGTATGTGGTAGCAATCGTGGGCAACACCTTGATTCTGGCAGCGGTGCAAGCAGAGTCCTCTCTACACGAACCGATGTACCTTTTCCTGTCCATGCTGGCCATAACTGAAGTAGGTGTTTCTGTCTCCACATTGCCCACTGTAATGGGCATCCTCTGGTTTGATGCTCGTGAAATAAGCATGGGGGGCTGCCTGGCTCAAATGTTCTTTATCCATACTTTCTCCTGCATGGAATCTGGTGTCCTACTAGCCATGAGTTATGATCGCTATGTTGCCATCTACAACCCACTGCGTTATACAACCATTCTGACTCTGCCTCGAATTGTCGCCATGGGATTGGCCATCACATTGAAGAGTGTGGCATTCATGGCCCCACTGCCATTCCTACTGCAAAGCCTGCCCTTCTGCCATGCCAATGTCCTCTCCCATTCCTACTGCCTCCACTCAGACCTGATTCAGTTACCTTGTGCCGACACCACCATCAACAGCATCCTGGGCTTGTCTATCGTCCTGGCCTCCTTTGGGCTAGACTCATTGCTCATAGTGTTCTCTTATGCCTTAATCCTTTGGACAGTTCTGGGCATTGCCTCCAAGGAGGGGCGACTAAAGGCTCTCAATACCTGTGCCTCACACATCTGTGCTGTACTGCTCTACTATGTGCCGATGATAGGAGTTTCTGTGATGCACAGGGCTGCCAAGCATGCATCGCCCATTGCCCACACACTAATGTCCAGTGCTTACCTATTTGTGCCCCCTGTGCTGAACCCTATCATCTATAGTGTCAAGACCAAACCCATCCGCAAGGGAATACTTTCCCTCTTCTCCAGGAAGAGGATTCTGCCCTAA